A part of Rhodanobacteraceae bacterium genomic DNA contains:
- a CDS encoding helix-turn-helix domain-containing protein: MLEHTQNLWPQAPIDDGDEAHFCSTCVFGQLCLPDGYSKTALRELHCLIEHVGPFHAGDEIFRTGDAFGAIFSVRAGLVKTSVLDDKGREQVLGFYTPGELVGLNAIYPARYPCTAVAVDTVMLCRFSFPAMATLATRVPSIQETLFRLISRDIGTATLGKGDYSAEERLAAFLINWSERLASRGFSERRFSLPMQRTDIANYLSLAPETVSRVLRRMSDDGLIAIDRREVALLDRNGLESMASSLLRRG, from the coding sequence TTGCTCGAGCACACGCAGAACCTCTGGCCCCAGGCGCCCATCGATGATGGCGACGAGGCCCATTTCTGCAGCACTTGCGTGTTTGGACAACTGTGTCTGCCAGATGGTTACAGCAAGACCGCGCTGCGCGAGCTGCATTGCCTGATCGAGCACGTTGGACCATTTCATGCGGGCGACGAGATCTTCCGCACCGGTGATGCCTTCGGCGCGATCTTTTCGGTGCGGGCAGGGTTGGTCAAGACTTCCGTGCTGGATGACAAGGGTCGGGAGCAAGTGCTCGGCTTCTACACGCCGGGCGAACTGGTCGGACTGAATGCCATCTATCCGGCGCGATACCCATGCACGGCTGTTGCTGTCGATACCGTGATGCTCTGCCGTTTTTCCTTTCCGGCGATGGCCACGCTGGCTACCCGTGTCCCCTCCATACAGGAAACGCTGTTCCGGTTGATTTCCCGGGACATCGGCACCGCCACGCTGGGCAAGGGTGATTACAGCGCCGAGGAGCGTCTGGCGGCCTTCTTGATCAACTGGTCGGAACGGCTGGCCTCCCGTGGCTTTTCAGAGCGGCGCTTCAGCCTGCCCATGCAGCGCACCGATATCGCCAATTACCTCAGTCTGGCACCGGAGACGGTCAGCCGAGTCCTTCGTCGAATGAGCGACGATGGACTGATTGCCATTGATCGCCGCGAGGTCGCACTGCTGGACCGGAACGGGCTGGAATCCATGGCCAGCTCATTGCTGCGTCGGGGCTGA
- a CDS encoding TetR family transcriptional regulator encodes MKKSPARLREHKKDTTRRALVRAANRRFHRDGFEATTIDDICADAGVSRRTFFRYFANKEALAFPHRAERLERFLELLEGAPVNESPFASLRAIAREFARDYAANREQLIAQQRLVQSAATLIAREHEIDHDWEQAMARVFAQRFAGSAHAELRARMLAGAAIGLIRATMRYWFEHDGRPDLGALGSQALDALQDGFVAVIPPA; translated from the coding sequence ATGAAGAAGTCACCTGCGCGCTTGCGCGAACACAAGAAAGACACCACTCGTCGGGCCCTGGTGCGCGCCGCCAACCGGCGTTTTCACCGCGATGGCTTCGAGGCCACCACCATCGACGACATCTGCGCCGATGCCGGCGTCAGTCGCCGCACCTTCTTCCGTTATTTCGCCAACAAGGAGGCGCTGGCCTTCCCGCATCGGGCCGAGCGCCTGGAGCGTTTTCTGGAACTGCTGGAAGGCGCGCCGGTCAACGAGAGCCCTTTCGCCAGCCTGCGCGCCATCGCCCGCGAGTTCGCCCGCGATTACGCCGCGAACCGCGAGCAGCTGATCGCCCAGCAGCGCCTGGTGCAGTCGGCCGCTACGCTGATCGCCCGTGAGCACGAGATCGACCACGACTGGGAACAGGCCATGGCCCGGGTCTTCGCTCAGCGCTTTGCCGGCTCGGCCCACGCCGAACTGCGCGCGCGCATGCTGGCCGGCGCCGCCATCGGCCTGATCCGCGCCACCATGCGCTACTGGTTTGAACACGACGGCAGACCCGACCTCGGCGCACTCGGCTCGCAAGCGCTGGATGCCTTGCAGGACGGCTTTGTCGCCGTGATACCGCCGGCCTGA
- a CDS encoding PfaD family polyunsaturated fatty acid/polyketide biosynthesis protein, which yields MRPDSTLSWVAGPHAPAFAPADIAAALAQPRVTAHVIRDPVSGAIGIGLAGTPSPVPRAPSAVPRLELLGSLPPLYPEWLGDRGFAEVHRTRFAYVGGAMANGIASTRMVIELARQGFLGFFGAAGLSLARIEAAIEELQRELDPQQLPWGVNLIHSPAEPAHEEAVAELLLRRGVRCVEASAYLRLTPAVVRYACTGLTRGADGQVRRAHRVIAKVSRTEVARQFLNPPPAALLQKLLDRGQLTAQEAELAATIPLVEDLTAEADSGGHTDNRPMAVLVPELAALRTHIAAERGYTRPIRIGAAGGLGTPAAVAAAFALGADYVQTGSVNQSCVEAGLGAAARAQLAQAEMADVTMAPAADMFEMGVDVQVLRRGTLFAPRARKLYELYKSYPALDAIPTTEREKVESTILRASFDEAWASTRSFWLGRDPKQVERAERDPKHQMALVFRSYLGLASRWAIDGLAGRESDYQIWCGPAMGAFNSWVRGSFLEDPEARTVVQVARNLLEGAAVISRAQQLRSFGAPVPASAFDFRPRPLA from the coding sequence CTGCGCCCGGACTCGACCCTCAGCTGGGTCGCCGGCCCTCACGCGCCCGCCTTTGCGCCGGCCGACATCGCCGCCGCTCTGGCCCAGCCCCGGGTCACCGCGCACGTCATCCGCGATCCCGTCAGCGGTGCCATCGGCATCGGCCTGGCCGGAACTCCATCCCCCGTGCCCCGTGCCCCGTCCGCCGTGCCCCGTCTGGAGCTCCTCGGCAGTCTGCCGCCGCTCTATCCCGAGTGGCTGGGCGATCGCGGCTTTGCCGAGGTCCATCGCACCCGTTTTGCCTATGTGGGCGGCGCCATGGCCAATGGCATTGCCAGCACGCGCATGGTGATCGAACTGGCGCGCCAGGGTTTCCTCGGCTTCTTCGGTGCCGCGGGATTGTCTCTGGCGCGCATCGAAGCGGCCATCGAGGAGTTGCAGCGGGAGCTGGATCCGCAGCAGCTGCCCTGGGGCGTCAATCTGATCCACAGCCCGGCGGAGCCGGCGCACGAAGAGGCCGTGGCTGAACTGCTGCTCAGGCGCGGCGTGCGCTGCGTCGAAGCCTCGGCCTATCTGCGTCTGACGCCAGCCGTGGTGCGTTATGCCTGCACTGGCTTGACTCGCGGTGCCGACGGCCAGGTGCGGCGCGCCCATCGCGTCATCGCCAAGGTCTCGCGCACCGAAGTCGCGCGCCAGTTTCTGAACCCGCCACCGGCGGCACTGCTGCAGAAACTGCTCGACCGTGGGCAGCTGACGGCGCAGGAGGCTGAACTCGCCGCCACCATTCCGCTGGTCGAGGATCTGACCGCCGAAGCTGATTCCGGCGGTCATACCGACAACCGGCCGATGGCCGTGCTGGTACCGGAACTGGCGGCGCTGCGTACGCACATCGCCGCCGAGCGCGGCTACACCCGGCCGATCCGCATCGGCGCCGCCGGTGGTTTGGGCACGCCCGCTGCGGTCGCTGCCGCCTTTGCGCTGGGCGCCGACTATGTCCAGACCGGTTCGGTCAACCAGAGCTGTGTGGAAGCGGGCCTCGGCGCCGCCGCTCGCGCGCAGCTGGCACAGGCCGAGATGGCCGATGTGACCATGGCCCCGGCCGCCGACATGTTCGAGATGGGCGTGGATGTGCAGGTATTGCGACGCGGCACGCTGTTCGCGCCGCGCGCCCGCAAGCTCTACGAGTTGTACAAGAGCTATCCCGCACTGGACGCGATTCCGACCACGGAGCGCGAGAAGGTCGAGAGCACGATACTGCGGGCCAGCTTCGACGAGGCCTGGGCCAGCACCCGCAGCTTCTGGCTGGGCCGCGACCCCAAACAGGTCGAACGCGCCGAACGCGATCCCAAGCATCAGATGGCGCTGGTGTTCCGCAGCTATCTGGGCCTCGCCAGCCGCTGGGCCATCGACGGCCTGGCCGGGCGCGAATCCGACTATCAGATCTGGTGCGGTCCGGCGATGGGCGCCTTCAACAGCTGGGTACGCGGCAGTTTTCTGGAAGACCCGGAAGCGCGCACCGTGGTTCAGGTGGCGCGCAATCTGCTCGAAGGCGCTGCAGTGATCAGCCGCGCCCAGCAGCTGCGCAGTTTCGGCGCGCCGGTGCCGGCCAGCGCCTTTGACTTCCGGCCACGGCCGCTGGCGTGA
- the pyrE gene encoding orotate phosphoribosyltransferase: protein MMSFRSDFLELALRLNVLRFGEFKLKSGRLSPYFFNAGLINTGAALATLGDAYADTLVESGLAFDMLYGPAYKGIALASASAIALARKHGRDLPFAFNRKEAKDHGEGGVLIGAPLKGRVVIVDDVISAGTSVRESVALIRAHGAEPAAVLIAIDRQERGLGALSAADEVRAEFDIPVLAIANLTELLSFAATRPELAEVLPRLQAYRGEYGA, encoded by the coding sequence CTGATGTCCTTCCGATCTGACTTTCTGGAACTGGCGCTGCGCCTCAACGTACTGCGCTTCGGCGAGTTCAAGCTGAAGAGCGGGCGCTTGAGCCCGTATTTCTTCAATGCCGGCCTGATCAACACCGGCGCCGCGCTGGCCACTCTGGGTGACGCCTACGCCGATACCCTGGTCGAGTCCGGTCTGGCTTTCGACATGCTCTACGGCCCGGCCTACAAGGGCATCGCGCTGGCCAGCGCCAGCGCCATTGCCCTCGCGCGCAAGCATGGCCGCGACCTGCCTTTTGCCTTCAATCGCAAGGAAGCCAAGGATCATGGCGAGGGCGGCGTGCTCATCGGCGCTCCACTCAAGGGACGGGTGGTCATCGTCGACGACGTCATCAGCGCCGGCACCAGCGTGCGCGAATCGGTGGCGCTGATCCGCGCCCATGGCGCCGAGCCCGCCGCCGTGCTGATTGCGATCGATCGCCAGGAGCGCGGACTGGGCGCCCTGTCGGCCGCCGATGAAGTCCGCGCCGAGTTCGACATCCCCGTGCTGGCCATTGCCAATTTGACGGAACTGCTGAGCTTCGCCGCGACCCGTCCGGAATTGGCCGAGGTCCTTCCCAGACTGCAGGCCTATCGCGGCGAATACGGGGCCTGA